In one window of Falco cherrug isolate bFalChe1 chromosome 10, bFalChe1.pri, whole genome shotgun sequence DNA:
- the LOC102049004 gene encoding cytochrome P450 1B1-like: protein MSAAGSPDGAAAGPALLLALGALLLLAGARRRGGTRRGLSGGRSPPGPFPWPLVGNVLQLGRLPHLAFGRMARRYGAVFQLRLGRRRVLVLNGEAAIRRALVGLGTRFAGRPDFPSFELVSGGRSVAFGSCSPRWRARRRLAHAALRARSTAAEVERHVAAEAGDLIQLFLQHSRGGAYFEPSPLLVVANANVLCALCFGRRYGHTNSEFRALLGRNDRFGQTVGAGSVVDVLPWLLRFPNPVRRVFRDFQALNRELHSFVRAKVAQHRQTFDPCTLRDVTDVMIAAVERGDRPPEGLGPEDVEGAMTDIFGAGQDTTSTALSWVLLLLLKHPRLQRDLQAELDRVVGHSRLPTAEDRPHLPLLEAFIYETLRYSSFVPITIPHATTDDVELEGFHIPKGTVVFINQWSVNHDCSKWPDPQRFDPTRFLDVQQRLDRDRAGSVMVFSAGQRRCIGDQLSKLQLFLFTAILLHQCSFHANPAEHLTMDCIHGLALKPRPFTVTVRQRLPTLIQP from the coding sequence ATGAGCGCGGCCGGGAGCCCCgacggggcggccgcggggccggcgctgctgctggcactcggtgccctcctgctgctggccgGGGCGCGCCGGCGCGGCGGCACCAGGCGGGGGCTGTCGGGCGGCAGGAGCCCCCCGGGACCCTTCCCCTGGCCGCTGGTGGGCAACGTGCTGCAGCTGGGCCGCCTGCCCCACCTGGCCTTTGGGCGCATGGCGCGGCGCTACGGGGCCGTCTTCCAGCTGCGGCTGGGCCGCCGCCGGGTGCTGGTGCTCAACGGCGAGGCGGCCATCCGCCGGGCGCTGGTGGGCCTGGGCACCCGCTTTGCCGGCCGCCCCGACTTCCCGTCCTTCGAACTGGTGTCCGGGGGGCGCAGCGTGGCTTTCGGGTCCTGCTCGCCCCGCTGGAGGGCTCGCCGGCGCCTGGCCCACGCCGCCCTGCGCGCCCGCTCGACGGCGGCCGAGGTGGAGCGGCACGTGGCGGCCGAGGCCGGGGACCTCATCCAGctcttcctgcagcacagccggGGCGGCGCCTACTTCGAGCCCTCCCCGCTCTTGGTGGTGGCCAACGCCAACGTCCTCTGCGCCCTCTGCTTCGGCCGCCGCTACGGCCACACCAACAGTGAGttcagggctctgctgggccGTAACGACCGCTTTGGGCAGACGGTGGGGGCGGGCAGCGTGGTGGACGTGCTGCCTTGGCTCCTGCGCTTCCCCAACCCCGTGCGCCGCGTCTTCCGTGACTTCCAAGCCCTCAACCGGGAGCTGCACAGCTTCGTACGTGCCAAGGTGGCGCAGCACCGCCAGACCTTTGACCCGTGCACCCTGCGTGATGTGACTGACGTCATGATCGCTGCTGTGGAGCGCGGCGACAGGCCCCCGGAGGGGCTGGGACCCGAGGATGTGGAGGGGGCAATGACTGACATCTTCGGTGCGGGGCAGGACACCACATCCACAGCGCTCTCGTGggtcctcctgctgctgctgaagcaccCGCGGCTCCAGCGGGACCTCCAGGCTGAGCTGGACCGGGTTGTGGGACACTCCCGGTTGCCCACAGCTGAGGACCGTCCCCACCTGCCCCTCCTGGAGGCCTTCATCTACGAGACGCTGCGCTACAGCAGCTTTGTGCCCATCACCATCCCGCACGCTACCACGGACGACGTGGAGCTTGAGGGCTTCCACATCCCCAAAGGCACCGTGGTCTTCATCAACCAGTGGTCGGTCAACCACGACTGCAGCAAGTGGCCTGACCCACAACGCTTCGACCCCACGCGCTTCTTGGATGTGCAACAGCGCCTGGACCGCGACCGGGCTGGCAGTGTCATGGTCTTCTCAGCTGGACAGCGGCGCTGCATCGGCGACCAGCTCTCCAAGCTCCAGCTTTTCCTCTTCACTGCCATCCTCCTCCACCAGTGCTCCTTCCATGCCAACCCAGCGGAGCATCTCACCATGGACTGCATCCACGGGCTGGCGCTGAAGCCACGGCCCTTCACCGTCACCGTGCGGCAGAGGCTCCCCACACTCATCCAGCCCTGA